ATTAAGCGAATTTGTTATCGAAGGTATACATACAACTATCCCTCTGCATTTGAGAATCTTAAAGGATCCGAATTTCAGAGCCGGAAACTTCACAACTAAATTCATGGAGACTTTCGATCTGTCAAAGTATCCTGAAGAAGAGGAGAATACATAAAATTTCTTTTACAGAAGCAAAAAATACCATTCTTACCAATAAGAATGGTATTTTTGTTTTTCGCGATCATGTATTATGAGTAAAATGACTAAATCAAGCCTGGTTCAAGCTATTAAAGATAAAGGAAAGAATATTGAAGGAGAAATGTCCTTTTTCGACCATTTAGAGGTCTTAAGATGGCATATCATCCGTTCTGTATTAGCCGTAGCAGTATTTGCGACATTAGCTTTCACATTCTATGACTATGTGTTCAATGAAATTATTATGGGCCCTAAAAAGCTTGATTTCTGGACATACAGAATGATGTGTAAAGTTGGCGAATTACTACATATTGATGGTTTTTGTGTGGAAAGAATTCCATTCAACATTATCAATACCGAGATGGCAGGTCAGTTTATGTTACAGATTAACTCCTGTCTGATTACGGCTGTAGCCTTAGGATTCCCGTATCTTCTCTTTGAAGTATGGTTATTCGTCAAACCGGCTTTGACCGATGTAGAAAAACGGTCTGCGAGAGGGTTTGTTTTCTATGCGACTATTCTGTTTGCATTAGGAGTGCTTTTCGGATACTATATTGTTGTTCCACTTTCTGTGAATTTTCTTTCTAATGTATCATTAAGTGAAGAGATCACCAACCAGATTACCATTGATTCTTACCTGTCTACTATTGCGACACTATCCTTAGGCTGTGGAATAGTATTTTTATTACCAATCCTGATTTTTATTTTATCCAAAATCGGATTGATGACTCCCGAATTTATGCGGGCCAGCAGAAGATACGCTGTCGTTATCATTCTGGTCATTGCAGCCGTGATTACACCAAGTGCGGATGTCATTACTATGCTTACGGTGAGTGCACCAATGTTTATTCTTTATGAGATCAGTATCATGGTATCGGCAAATGTAAAGAAGGCAAGAGCTGCCAAAGAAAAAGAATTTTATAGTAATAAATAGAGAATATGAGTTCAGTAAAAACTATCGCTATCGGAGGCGATCACGCAGGATTTGACTACAAAAAAGAACTGATCCCCTTTCTGCAGGAGTTGGGTTATGAAGTAAAAGATTTTGGAGCCCATTCTACAGATTCTGTAGATTATCCGGATTTTGCGCATCCTGTAGCTTCCGCTGTGGAGAGCAAGGAATTTGACAAAGGTATACTTATCTGCGGTAGTGCTAACGGTGTAGCGATCACCGCTAATAAGCATCAGGAAATTCGTGCGGCAATATGCTGGCTGGAAGAAATTGCAGCATTAGCCCGTCAGCACAATGATGCGAATATTGTATGTATTCCTGCCCGTTTCATTAGTCTGGATCTGGCAAAAGCAATCGTAAAAACATTTATGACTACAGATTTTGAAGGCGGCCGTCACGCTAACCGCGTCAATAAAATCTCTTGTTAAGTATAACATTCCAGGGTAGCTCACCGCTACCCTATTTAATAAACCTATTTTCTGATGAAAAAACTTATAATACTTCTGAGTGTTCTGCCTTGGTTATACAGCTGTGCTTTTGCGCAGGAGCCTGTTCAGAAAAAGTACGCTGAAATGCTGAATGAGGAGAATGCGAAAAAACACCTTACTATTCTATCTTCCAAAGAATACGAAGGCCGGGGTACCGGACAGAAAGGTGGCGAAAAAGCAGCTCAGTATATTGCAGCCGAATTTAAAAGATTAGGATTGACAGCTCCGCAATCCGGTTATTTTCAAAAAATAAATCTGAAGAACAAACGTTTTGAAGTCAGTAAGTTCACTGTAGGAAATAATGATTTCAAAAACGGAAAGGACTTCTTTATTCTGGGAGATAATGAAAAGACAGTTATACAGGCTGAAGATATTGTATTTGTTGGATATGGTATTGAGGATGCGAAATACAACGATTATGAAAATATAGATGTCAGCAATAAGGTCGTTTTACTGATCTTAGATGATGAACCTACAGATAACGCTGGAAATTCCCTGATCACGGGTACTTCGAAGAAATCAGAATGGAGTACTTCCGGGAATAAAAAGCTGCAGCATCTTGTTAAAAAGAATCCTAAGCTAATTCTGGCGGCTTCAGTTACAACTGAACTTATGCTGAAAAGAATGGCTGGAAGATTGACCCAAGGCTCTTACGAATTGCAAAAGGATAAAGCAGAAAAGGGAGTTTCAGTAAATCCTGCAGTCGCATTTATCACACCTGCGATTGCAAATGATATTCTTCAGACGAAGAACATATCTTTTCAGAAATTCAAAGAAAATAACACCGTCCAGTCTACTCAGATACCCGTAAAATTCACTGCAGAATATGGAATTACTGAAGAGTTGCTTAATGATGCGAATGTATTAGGACTATTGGAAGGAACGGACCTGAAGGATGAAATAGTAGTCTTATCCGGTCACTATGATCATGACGGAATCGATGAGAACGGCACTATTTTTCCGGGGGCTGATGATAACGGCTCCGGTACAACCGGAGTATTGGATCTTGCCCGCGCGTTTGCTCAGGCTAAGGCTGATGGTCACGGCCCTCGCCGCAGCATTCTCTTTATTGCCTTTGCTGCAGAAGAAAAAGGTCTCCTTGGATCTGAGTATTACTCGGAGAATCCTGTATATCCCCTATCCAATACTGTGGTCTGTCTGAATATGGATATGATAGGTCGTATCGATGATAAACATCTGAATGGAAATCACAATTATATTCATGTTATCGGATCAGATAAACTGAGTTCCGAACTGCATGCAATCAATAAGAAAGCTAATGATGATTTTACAAAGATGGAACTGGATTATATGTATGATGATCCTAAAGATCCTATGCGTATTTATTACCGCTCTGATCAATATAATTTTGCCAAACACAAAATCCCTGTCATTTTCTATTTTTCAGGATTACA
The Sphingobacterium spiritivorum genome window above contains:
- the rpiB gene encoding ribose 5-phosphate isomerase B encodes the protein MSSVKTIAIGGDHAGFDYKKELIPFLQELGYEVKDFGAHSTDSVDYPDFAHPVASAVESKEFDKGILICGSANGVAITANKHQEIRAAICWLEEIAALARQHNDANIVCIPARFISLDLAKAIVKTFMTTDFEGGRHANRVNKISC
- a CDS encoding M28 family peptidase, with translation MKKLIILLSVLPWLYSCAFAQEPVQKKYAEMLNEENAKKHLTILSSKEYEGRGTGQKGGEKAAQYIAAEFKRLGLTAPQSGYFQKINLKNKRFEVSKFTVGNNDFKNGKDFFILGDNEKTVIQAEDIVFVGYGIEDAKYNDYENIDVSNKVVLLILDDEPTDNAGNSLITGTSKKSEWSTSGNKKLQHLVKKNPKLILAASVTTELMLKRMAGRLTQGSYELQKDKAEKGVSVNPAVAFITPAIANDILQTKNISFQKFKENNTVQSTQIPVKFTAEYGITEELLNDANVLGLLEGTDLKDEIVVLSGHYDHDGIDENGTIFPGADDNGSGTTGVLDLARAFAQAKADGHGPRRSILFIAFAAEEKGLLGSEYYSENPVYPLSNTVVCLNMDMIGRIDDKHLNGNHNYIHVIGSDKLSSELHAINKKANDDFTKMELDYMYDDPKDPMRIYYRSDQYNFAKHKIPVIFYFSGLHPHYHTPEDTIEKIDFPMMVKREKLAFYTAWEIANRDKKLVVDSNKE
- the tatC gene encoding twin-arginine translocase subunit TatC — its product is MSKMTKSSLVQAIKDKGKNIEGEMSFFDHLEVLRWHIIRSVLAVAVFATLAFTFYDYVFNEIIMGPKKLDFWTYRMMCKVGELLHIDGFCVERIPFNIINTEMAGQFMLQINSCLITAVALGFPYLLFEVWLFVKPALTDVEKRSARGFVFYATILFALGVLFGYYIVVPLSVNFLSNVSLSEEITNQITIDSYLSTIATLSLGCGIVFLLPILIFILSKIGLMTPEFMRASRRYAVVIILVIAAVITPSADVITMLTVSAPMFILYEISIMVSANVKKARAAKEKEFYSNK